One Osmerus mordax isolate fOsmMor3 chromosome 26, fOsmMor3.pri, whole genome shotgun sequence DNA segment encodes these proteins:
- the LOC136935887 gene encoding interferon-induced protein 44-like → MFATNATQDRTIMETKLRKAQETELCRLIGNVQLSLLYKASYHGQQAAAFHQKCDRKGPTLTVGYSKGHIFGGYTSKDFDQTGQYVHDDKAFLFSFKRGQIVKYPVQDGSSALVQNGHDGPSFGKSLVFLPSGQLSIQSNSGYSYNFDAAEMHGNHLQLTECEVFQVEEGRTLEKPWRNIIWEAERKKELIESIKQYKPIISSVSQIKVLLIGPIGAGKSSFFNSINSIFRGHVTNQALSGSSSTSLTTRFRTYSVKAGREGKPLPIILCDTMGLEEATGAGIDVDDVISILKGHMPNRHQFHPSVPLQTVDKSAQLQDQIHCVAYVIDGCKVSIMSAKMEAKLSAIRWKINRLGIPQLVLMTKVDEACPDVADDLRNIYVSQYIRTKAQEVSVRLGVPLSCVLPVKNYSEELELDLSTDILLLTALVQMLRSTDSYFDDISELDVHD, encoded by the exons ATGTTTGCAACTAATGCAACGCAGGACAGGACCATTATGGAAACCAAACTAAGGAAGGCGCAAGAAACGGAGTTGTGCCGACTAATTGGAAACGTCCAACTCAGTCTGTTGTACAAGGCCAGCTACCACGGCCAACAAGCAGCCGCATTTCACCAGAAATGTGATCGCAAGGGTCCTACACTCACTGTTGGATACTCTAAAGGGCACATATTTGGAGGGTACACAAGTAAAGATTTTGACCAAACCGGTCAGTACGTACATGACGACAAAGCTTTTCTTTTCAGTTTCAAACGGGGACAGATTGTTAAGTATCCTGTTCAAGATGGCTCGTCGGCGCTCGTGCAGAACGGACACGATGGTCCTTCTTTTGGAAAGAGTTTGGTTTTTTTACCAAGTGGTCAATTATCCATTCAGTCCAACTCTGGATACAGTTACAACTTTGATGCCGCTGAAATGCACGGCAACCACCTACAACTAACTGAATGTGAAGTGTTTCAAGTGGAAG AGGGTAGGACTCTGGAGAAACCATGGAGGAACATAATTTGGGAAGCTGA GAGAAAAAAGGAGCTGATAGAATCCATTAAGCAGTACAAGCCCATTATCAGTTCAGTGTCTCAGATCAAGGTTCTGCTCATTGGTCCCATTGGTGCTGGAAAGTCCAGCTTCTTCAACTCCATCAACTCCATCTTCAGAGGGCATGTGACCAACCAGGCTTTATCCGGAAGCTCTAGCACCAGCCTCACCACTCGG TTTCGTACCTACTCTGTGAAGgctggacgagagggcaaaccCCTGCCAATCATATTGTGTGACACCATGGGATTGGAGGAGGCCACAGGGGCGGGAATAGATGTGGATGATGTCATCAGCATTCTTAAAGGTCACATGCCTAACAGACACCAG TTCCATCCCTCAGTCCCTCTCCAAACAGTTGATAAGTCAGCACAGCTGCAGGATCAGATCCATTGTGTTGCCTATGTTATCGATGGCTGCAAGGTCTCCATCATGTCTGCCAAAATGGAGGCAAAACTGTCTGCCATTCGCTGGAAGATCAACCGGCTAG GCATCCCTCAGCTGGTTCTGATGACTAAAGTGGATGAGGCCTGTCCCGATGTAGCAGACGACCTCAGGAACATCTACGTCAGCCAGTACATTAGGACAAAG GCCCAGGAAGTCAGTGTCCGTCTCGGTGTTCCCCTGtcctgtgtgcttcctgtgaagaactacagcgaggagctggagctgg